One genomic region from Erythrobacter mangrovi encodes:
- a CDS encoding AAA family ATPase: MGITRNLSIRVPWHDRAWDGYVCHDPNANSSCLALKLIAENRDDVLEARLHDEAFDDLAPDERPPCLRSSASFMSANAHSFDSVMAYSKWSPDHTHILKQTVRVPAWGAVSIPYRWMLKDSGFEIAENLELDASREREPSSPNWLEDTSWIQGFDNQEALLNAFAAPLIENESLVLFYATRTPLCDDERRVLLGAALLHKKHDLTEYPYKEGHESPLRAMVWERPLQHSLRPAKQGGGVTGGFVMPYQAVLAELEKRQDRDAADFVAFVPDDARAQFSYGSEHVWHGAAAASLIAARGALERTSEILSGPWDRYIAWIDERLGRLWAMQGPAPGLGVVLSALHDGFNGTLFAMALADELEENMDPWPAIDAIMTDKRSAPVGAPDITGMMKKRWAKLRDKIPEMDRLRLLSRLELTKDQAVRALRLGADETLKNPFLLYEDDRTAPDAISFGTVDRGIYPGKEVASAHPLPASCSKSLAEYDNEFRLRAASIRILEDSTDQGHTLLPIAQLGEAAAALTTVHPLPLDADIVDLCRDDFAPKVDVQGEDEKLTLQLDRYFTSGKIISKAVDERLKAKDAAVQIDWRKLVDDKFKAFPATDLDESRARDEKAAALSRLGASRISVLIGPAGTGKTSVLQLLLGLTDIVGSRVRLLAPTGKARVRLGKETGQQGNVQTVAQFLLPHRYDPDTGRYFIDPEAPKVEATTCIIDESSMLTEDMLAAIIEAIPQNCRLILVGDPYQLPPIGAGCPFVDIIEYLKRSHDSQGVGELTTPRRQADTDSEDPTPALARSDVQLAAIFSGRQLPPGEDEIIMKALQGEDDETVTYRRWDTVTDLSGLIESVIAEELGAKPDELIDKLEESLGAERNGKGYLNFNKGCADKAEGWQILSVNRNTPGGSTFINRRIKERLRHKRLETAVGSARVPRYRDWMRFTEPRGAEQIVYGDKVICVRNHRRKPYIYNPGGSGDPEYIANGEIGMITGQMRFGKSQPGYTHLELSGRADRSFSFKRSAFSEDGSPYLELAYAITVHKAQGSEFGSVILVLPAHSRLVSREMLYTALTRQKKRIWILHQGPFDTFLSLRQYVYSDIAARFTNLLRTTRPEPVRLPPELPRSLSGSQRTFLEERLIHRTLRGEMVSSKNELAIANILFGFEKEGRLSYQVEPRLPFDDGRGRWADFLIEANGKSWYWEHCGMLSDEQYRKRWARKQDLYKENGFTTYSDNHPDGRLIITEDGPQQGLDSQTIEQIVLRLIEA; encoded by the coding sequence ATGGGCATCACAAGGAATTTGTCGATCCGTGTTCCCTGGCATGACCGGGCCTGGGACGGTTATGTTTGCCACGACCCGAACGCAAACAGCTCCTGCCTTGCCCTCAAACTGATCGCCGAAAATCGGGACGATGTCCTCGAAGCGCGTTTGCACGACGAGGCGTTCGACGACCTGGCGCCGGACGAGAGACCGCCGTGCCTGCGCTCAAGCGCGAGCTTCATGAGTGCGAATGCGCACAGCTTCGACAGTGTGATGGCCTACTCGAAGTGGAGTCCGGATCACACCCACATCCTCAAGCAAACAGTCCGCGTACCGGCTTGGGGCGCGGTCTCGATACCCTACCGCTGGATGCTGAAAGACAGCGGTTTTGAGATTGCGGAAAATCTTGAGCTTGATGCATCGCGGGAAAGAGAACCCTCCTCACCGAACTGGCTGGAAGATACTAGCTGGATTCAGGGTTTTGACAATCAGGAAGCGTTACTGAACGCCTTCGCAGCACCGCTGATCGAAAATGAAAGCCTCGTGCTCTTCTATGCGACGCGCACGCCACTGTGCGATGATGAGCGCCGCGTCCTGCTTGGTGCCGCGCTACTGCACAAAAAGCACGATTTGACCGAATATCCCTACAAAGAAGGCCATGAGTCGCCATTACGGGCGATGGTTTGGGAGCGCCCCCTCCAGCATTCGCTGCGTCCTGCCAAACAGGGCGGCGGCGTTACCGGAGGCTTCGTGATGCCTTATCAGGCCGTGCTTGCCGAACTTGAGAAGCGGCAGGATCGCGATGCCGCTGACTTCGTTGCGTTCGTGCCCGATGATGCCAGGGCACAATTCTCCTATGGCAGCGAACATGTCTGGCATGGCGCGGCGGCGGCGTCTCTGATTGCGGCGCGCGGCGCGCTCGAACGTACTTCTGAAATCCTCAGCGGGCCGTGGGACCGGTACATCGCCTGGATCGATGAGCGGCTCGGAAGGCTTTGGGCGATGCAAGGCCCGGCACCGGGACTTGGTGTCGTGCTGTCAGCGCTGCACGACGGCTTTAACGGCACGTTGTTCGCGATGGCGCTCGCCGACGAGCTCGAAGAGAATATGGACCCGTGGCCCGCGATCGACGCCATCATGACGGACAAGCGAAGCGCGCCTGTTGGGGCTCCTGACATTACCGGCATGATGAAGAAGCGCTGGGCCAAGCTGCGGGACAAGATTCCGGAAATGGATCGGCTCAGGCTCTTATCGCGCCTTGAACTAACCAAGGATCAAGCCGTTCGGGCTCTCCGGTTGGGCGCCGATGAAACGCTCAAGAACCCGTTCCTTCTTTATGAGGATGACCGCACGGCCCCCGACGCGATTTCATTCGGAACGGTGGATCGGGGCATTTACCCCGGCAAGGAAGTCGCCAGCGCTCATCCCCTTCCGGCGTCATGCAGCAAGAGTCTCGCCGAATACGACAATGAGTTCAGGCTTCGCGCGGCATCGATCAGGATCCTCGAAGACAGCACGGATCAGGGCCATACGCTTTTGCCGATCGCGCAACTCGGCGAGGCTGCGGCGGCACTGACAACCGTGCATCCATTGCCGCTCGACGCCGACATTGTCGATCTTTGCCGGGATGACTTTGCCCCGAAGGTCGATGTGCAAGGCGAAGACGAAAAGCTTACTCTCCAGCTGGACAGGTATTTCACGAGCGGGAAAATCATCAGCAAGGCTGTAGACGAGCGGCTCAAGGCGAAGGATGCCGCGGTGCAAATCGATTGGCGCAAGCTGGTGGATGACAAGTTCAAAGCCTTTCCGGCAACCGATCTGGACGAAAGCCGGGCGCGGGATGAAAAGGCCGCCGCACTTTCACGTCTTGGCGCGAGCCGTATCAGTGTCCTGATCGGCCCCGCCGGAACCGGAAAAACGAGCGTGCTGCAACTCCTGCTTGGCCTTACGGATATCGTCGGCAGCAGGGTCCGGTTGCTCGCACCGACGGGTAAGGCGCGCGTGCGACTTGGCAAGGAAACCGGACAGCAGGGCAATGTGCAGACGGTCGCGCAGTTCCTGCTCCCGCACCGTTACGACCCGGACACGGGGCGATATTTCATCGATCCCGAAGCCCCGAAAGTCGAAGCCACTACCTGCATCATCGATGAATCTTCGATGCTGACCGAAGACATGCTCGCGGCGATCATTGAGGCGATACCGCAAAACTGCCGCCTGATCCTGGTCGGGGATCCGTATCAGCTTCCCCCGATCGGCGCGGGCTGTCCGTTTGTGGACATCATCGAATATCTGAAGCGCTCGCATGACAGCCAGGGCGTAGGTGAGTTGACGACACCGCGCCGGCAGGCAGACACCGACAGCGAAGATCCAACCCCGGCACTGGCGCGTTCGGACGTGCAGCTCGCGGCAATCTTCTCAGGCCGACAATTGCCGCCGGGCGAAGATGAAATCATCATGAAGGCGCTTCAAGGCGAGGACGATGAGACCGTAACGTATAGACGCTGGGATACGGTTACTGATCTGTCTGGCCTGATCGAGAGCGTCATCGCCGAAGAGCTGGGCGCAAAACCGGACGAGCTGATCGACAAACTCGAAGAATCTCTTGGCGCAGAGCGCAACGGCAAGGGCTATCTGAACTTCAACAAGGGATGCGCTGACAAGGCGGAAGGCTGGCAAATCCTCAGCGTCAATCGCAACACGCCCGGCGGCTCGACCTTCATCAACCGCCGGATCAAGGAACGGCTGCGCCATAAGCGGTTGGAAACCGCTGTCGGCTCGGCGCGCGTGCCGCGCTACAGGGACTGGATGCGTTTTACGGAGCCGCGCGGGGCGGAACAGATCGTCTATGGCGACAAAGTGATCTGCGTGCGCAATCACCGGCGCAAGCCCTACATCTATAATCCCGGAGGAAGTGGCGATCCGGAATACATTGCGAACGGTGAAATCGGTATGATCACTGGGCAGATGAGGTTCGGGAAGAGCCAGCCGGGCTATACGCATCTCGAACTCTCGGGCCGGGCGGACAGAAGCTTTTCCTTCAAGCGATCGGCGTTCTCGGAAGATGGCAGCCCCTATCTCGAACTCGCCTACGCCATCACGGTGCACAAGGCGCAAGGCAGCGAGTTTGGCAGCGTCATTCTTGTCCTGCCCGCACACAGCCGCCTCGTCTCGCGCGAGATGCTTTACACGGCGCTGACGCGGCAGAAGAAGCGCATCTGGATTCTGCATCAGGGGCCGTTCGACACCTTCCTGTCGCTCCGGCAGTATGTCTATTCCGACATTGCAGCGCGGTTCACGAACCTGCTGCGCACGACTCGGCCTGAGCCCGTCAGGCTACCTCCCGAACTGCCGCGAAGCCTGAGCGGGTCACAGAGAACCTTTCTGGAAGAAAGGCTCATCCATCGTACGCTGCGCGGCGAGATGGTCAGCTCGAAGAACGAGCTCGCAATCGCGAACATTCTTTTTGGATTTGAGAAGGAAGGGCGGCTTTCATATCAGGTCGAACCGCGGCTGCCGTTCGATGACGGCAGGGGCCGCTGGGCAGACTTCTTGATCGAGGCGAACGGTAAGAGCTGGTATTGGGAACATTGCGGCATGCTCTCTGACGAGCAGTACCGAAAGCGCTGGGCCCGTAAGCAGGACCTGTACAAGGAAAACGGGTTTACCACCTATTCGGACAATCATCCGGATGGTCGCCTCATAATCACCGAAGACGGACCGCAGCAGGGCCTTGATTCACAAACGATCGAGCAAATCGTCCTGCGCCTGATCGAAGCCTGA
- a CDS encoding restriction endonuclease subunit S produces MAEPDAMMRGTLGDFFSISREKGSEGLPTLSVTMHDGLVRRDSIDRKTESELEDGEHLRVRPGDIAYNMMRMWQGASGLATEDGIVSPAYVVVRPKKMIDPLFASYWFKSERMIYLFWAYSYGLTNDRLRLYAKDFTQIPVEVPPITKQRRIAEMLADFERAIEATDAMILAKQQRKRNLTFQILGALGPDVPFAALKTVTSINASSLSEATDPNFEFEYFPIATDLNDELDAAGWMTFGESPSRARRLAKPGDAIYSTVRPLLRRCFRAPDNPKAVYSTGYAVLGGGEKLNPRFLYHLLTSPDFERQINARLTGSNYPAISAGDLGEVSVPLPPISQQNETAELLDAFDREIDLLAERATLLREQRRGLMQKILSFDHKHQSAVMEVALI; encoded by the coding sequence ATGGCTGAGCCTGATGCCATGATGCGCGGCACCTTGGGCGACTTCTTCTCGATCAGTCGCGAGAAGGGGAGCGAAGGTCTACCGACGCTTTCGGTCACGATGCATGATGGCCTGGTCCGACGCGATTCCATCGACCGTAAGACAGAAAGCGAACTGGAGGATGGCGAGCATTTGCGCGTCCGTCCCGGCGACATCGCCTACAACATGATGCGTATGTGGCAGGGCGCATCGGGCCTTGCCACTGAAGACGGCATCGTTAGCCCGGCTTATGTGGTCGTTCGCCCGAAAAAGATGATCGATCCCCTGTTCGCGTCATATTGGTTCAAGTCCGAGCGGATGATCTATCTGTTCTGGGCATACTCCTATGGCCTCACCAACGATCGCCTTCGCCTCTATGCCAAAGACTTCACGCAAATTCCGGTAGAAGTTCCGCCGATAACCAAACAGCGGCGGATTGCGGAAATGCTCGCAGACTTCGAGCGCGCCATCGAAGCAACCGACGCCATGATCTTGGCCAAACAGCAGCGGAAACGGAATCTCACGTTTCAAATCCTTGGGGCACTTGGACCAGACGTTCCATTTGCCGCCCTCAAGACCGTTACGTCGATCAATGCCTCGTCACTTTCAGAAGCTACAGACCCCAATTTCGAGTTCGAGTATTTTCCTATCGCGACTGACCTTAATGACGAGCTCGATGCCGCTGGCTGGATGACTTTCGGCGAGAGCCCTTCTCGGGCACGTCGCTTGGCCAAACCCGGAGACGCAATCTATTCAACGGTACGTCCTTTGTTGCGACGATGCTTCCGTGCGCCAGATAATCCAAAGGCAGTCTATTCGACTGGATACGCTGTTTTGGGAGGTGGCGAGAAACTCAATCCGAGGTTTCTGTATCATTTGCTTACGAGCCCGGATTTCGAGCGCCAGATTAATGCGAGGCTGACGGGTTCCAACTATCCAGCGATAAGTGCCGGTGACTTGGGTGAGGTATCGGTGCCATTGCCTCCAATCTCCCAGCAGAATGAGACTGCCGAATTGCTCGACGCTTTTGATCGCGAGATCGATCTACTTGCGGAACGTGCGACGCTGCTTCGCGAGCAAAGGCGTGGCCTGATGCAGAAAATTCTCTCATTTGATCACAAACACCAAAGTGCGGTCATGGAGGTAGCATTAATATGA
- a CDS encoding restriction endonuclease subunit S, giving the protein MKLFTPKNLHSFAVWHNGTFMKRLSDISDISMGATPAPEGDEARYLRLANVIEGQIVGDAVEGGGPVKGSDSQLRIDDIVVRGRGPDLSAAMVGEQHVDAYPTVELFVIRVDRDVAEPAYVVAYINQPHIQANLAQGAQGTGFVRLNRPTLADLEIPLPPMIEQRMIGSLALEAQQELTILQEIMERRKRLHSELLHRAMVKARAEDGNPQHGRITGLNDAQTSSDLLSADTESTP; this is encoded by the coding sequence TTGAAGTTGTTCACACCAAAAAACTTGCACAGCTTCGCAGTCTGGCATAATGGCACGTTCATGAAGCGATTGAGCGACATCTCTGACATCAGCATGGGGGCGACGCCCGCACCCGAAGGCGATGAGGCTCGCTATCTGCGCCTGGCCAATGTCATCGAGGGCCAAATCGTCGGTGATGCTGTCGAAGGTGGGGGTCCGGTCAAGGGCTCCGATTCGCAGCTGCGCATCGACGACATCGTCGTGCGTGGCCGCGGGCCCGATCTCTCGGCAGCCATGGTGGGTGAGCAGCATGTCGATGCTTACCCCACAGTCGAACTGTTCGTCATCCGGGTGGACCGCGATGTCGCTGAACCGGCCTACGTCGTTGCCTACATCAACCAACCGCACATTCAGGCGAATCTGGCGCAAGGGGCACAGGGCACGGGCTTCGTGCGCCTCAATCGCCCCACCCTTGCCGACCTGGAAATCCCGCTGCCCCCTATGATTGAGCAGCGCATGATCGGCTCACTTGCGCTCGAAGCGCAGCAGGAGCTGACGATCCTTCAAGAAATCATGGAGCGCCGCAAGCGCCTCCATTCCGAACTTCTCCATCGTGCGATGGTGAAGGCCCGTGCCGAGGACGGCAATCCCCAGCACGGGCGCATAACCGGTCTGAACGACGCGCAAACGTCCTCAGACCTTCTTTCCGCTGATACAGAAAGTACCCCTTAA
- a CDS encoding DUF5655 domain-containing protein, with the protein MPFLLDRKAILWDGRRDLPLHCVRPRGSIEHIAIATLSIRRLQALNNRPLQDAEVRADMSDIKLYRMAQGGVAELSGGAVALEKSLQTLFEANLESLLGVRFLASEFITNEGGRMDSLGIDENNSPVVIEYKRSSNENVINQGLFYLDWLMGHRKDFEWLVLEKLGKDAAKAVDWSGPRLICIAGDFGKYDEHAVKQMNRNISLIRYRKFEGDLLLLEQLTSASAKGPTSVAVPASPTGAKPNYKTIEDQMAEAPQALTDLYHLMSDFMLALGDDVETKTTAYYVAFRRIKNFASLEFRNQAKKLLVYVKVDPDSVVLEQGFTRDVRGIGHFGTGDLEITIQSSADFEKAKPLLEKSYEVS; encoded by the coding sequence GTGCCGTTCCTTCTTGATCGCAAGGCGATCCTTTGGGATGGCCGTAGAGACCTTCCTTTGCACTGTGTTCGACCAAGAGGATCGATCGAACATATTGCAATTGCGACGCTGTCGATCCGGCGACTACAAGCACTTAATAACCGCCCGCTACAAGATGCCGAGGTAAGAGCCGATATGAGCGACATTAAACTTTACCGAATGGCTCAGGGCGGCGTTGCCGAGTTGTCCGGCGGAGCGGTTGCACTGGAGAAGTCGCTGCAGACTTTGTTCGAAGCCAATCTTGAGAGCCTTCTCGGTGTTCGTTTTCTTGCGAGCGAGTTCATCACCAACGAGGGCGGTCGGATGGACAGTCTCGGGATCGACGAGAACAACAGCCCGGTGGTGATCGAGTACAAGCGTTCATCAAACGAAAACGTGATCAACCAGGGCCTGTTCTACCTCGACTGGCTGATGGGACACCGCAAGGACTTTGAATGGCTTGTGCTGGAGAAGCTCGGCAAAGACGCAGCCAAAGCCGTCGATTGGTCCGGGCCGCGCCTGATCTGCATTGCCGGAGATTTCGGGAAGTATGACGAGCACGCGGTCAAGCAGATGAACCGCAATATTTCGCTCATCCGCTACCGAAAATTCGAAGGAGACCTTTTGCTACTGGAACAACTTACGTCGGCTAGCGCGAAGGGGCCGACTTCAGTCGCTGTGCCCGCTTCGCCAACTGGCGCCAAGCCAAACTACAAAACTATCGAGGATCAGATGGCGGAGGCTCCCCAGGCTTTGACCGACCTCTACCACCTGATGTCAGACTTCATGCTGGCACTTGGCGACGACGTCGAAACCAAGACGACCGCATATTATGTGGCCTTTCGGCGCATCAAGAACTTCGCCAGCCTTGAGTTCCGCAACCAGGCCAAGAAGCTGCTGGTCTATGTCAAGGTTGATCCCGACTCTGTCGTGCTTGAGCAGGGCTTCACGCGTGACGTGCGCGGTATCGGTCATTTCGGCACTGGCGATCTTGAGATCACGATCCAGAGTTCCGCCGATTTCGAGAAGGCCAAGCCGCTGCTGGAAAAGTCCTACGAGGTGTCCTGA
- a CDS encoding DUF2188 domain-containing protein codes for MNILSQNRNRLRTVHVTWHAHPGEWQVKEGGSSTVLTRSSTKPPAIAYGRSYARSIKGELFIHNMDGTIAERESYGNDPFPPRG; via the coding sequence ATGAACATTCTCTCTCAGAACCGCAACCGGCTTCGTACTGTGCACGTCACCTGGCACGCCCATCCGGGCGAATGGCAGGTCAAGGAAGGTGGCAGTAGCACCGTCCTGACGCGCTCTTCGACGAAGCCCCCGGCCATTGCCTATGGCCGGTCCTACGCCCGCTCGATCAAGGGCGAGCTGTTCATCCACAACATGGACGGGACCATCGCCGAACGCGAAAGCTACGGCAACGATCCGTTTCCGCCGCGCGGGTGA
- a CDS encoding type I restriction-modification system subunit M gives MTTKLDQDDLNNAVWAACDTFRGAVDATRYKDLILAVLFWKYLSDHAEWQRKDLAQRYGPNDPRVERQMKRARFVLPEGTDFKTIHAKRLADNLGELINKALEKIELENEAKLKDVFRPIDFNSETLLGATRERNRLLKLLLEDFAKPSLVLTPDKVSEDAIGEAYIYLISRFAADGGKKAGEYYTPRKISEIVARLADPKSGMTICDPACGSGALLIRAGEAAKSDDHRLFGQEVNGSTHALARMNMFLHGEDNALIEWCNTLTSPALIEDDRLMQFDRVVANPPFSLDKWGADVAETDPYKRFKPVIPPKSRGDYAFILHMLAIAKRGEGRVVCIAPHGVLFRGAAEGRIREDLVRRNLLDAVVGLPAQLFPSTGIPVCLLVFDRAREEGGARANVKDVVFVDASREFVPGKRQNALGDDQVEHIVSTVMERRTEDKYSSIVTFAEMEANGFNLNIPRYVDTYEPEPEIDVAALQKDIDRLETELVETRKRIELHLAELGIDG, from the coding sequence ATGACGACCAAACTTGATCAGGACGATCTTAACAACGCGGTGTGGGCAGCATGCGACACGTTCCGTGGGGCGGTGGACGCGACGCGCTACAAGGATCTGATCCTTGCCGTGCTGTTCTGGAAGTACCTTTCGGACCATGCTGAATGGCAGCGCAAGGACCTCGCCCAGCGGTACGGTCCCAATGACCCGCGCGTCGAACGGCAGATGAAGCGCGCTCGCTTCGTCCTGCCGGAAGGTACCGATTTCAAGACCATCCACGCCAAGCGCCTGGCCGACAATCTCGGCGAGCTGATCAACAAGGCCTTGGAAAAAATTGAACTCGAGAACGAGGCGAAGCTCAAGGACGTGTTTCGCCCGATCGACTTCAACTCGGAGACCCTGCTCGGTGCGACCAGGGAGCGCAATCGCCTGCTCAAGCTCCTACTGGAGGATTTTGCCAAGCCTTCGCTGGTCCTGACGCCAGACAAGGTCAGCGAGGACGCGATCGGCGAAGCCTATATCTACCTGATCAGCCGCTTCGCAGCGGACGGTGGCAAGAAGGCGGGCGAATACTACACCCCGCGCAAGATTTCGGAGATCGTCGCCCGCCTGGCCGATCCGAAGTCCGGCATGACGATCTGCGATCCGGCCTGCGGCTCCGGCGCGCTGCTTATTCGTGCGGGCGAGGCGGCAAAGTCCGATGACCACCGGCTGTTCGGGCAGGAAGTGAACGGCTCCACCCACGCATTGGCGCGCATGAATATGTTCCTCCATGGCGAGGACAATGCGCTGATCGAATGGTGCAACACCCTCACGTCGCCCGCCCTGATTGAAGACGACCGGCTAATGCAGTTTGACCGTGTCGTCGCCAACCCTCCGTTCAGCCTGGACAAATGGGGCGCGGATGTCGCCGAAACCGATCCCTACAAGCGGTTCAAGCCGGTGATCCCGCCCAAGAGCCGTGGCGATTACGCCTTCATCCTGCACATGCTGGCAATCGCCAAGCGGGGCGAAGGGCGCGTGGTCTGCATTGCGCCGCATGGCGTTCTGTTTCGCGGCGCGGCGGAAGGGCGCATTCGCGAAGACCTTGTCCGCCGAAACCTGCTCGACGCCGTGGTTGGCCTGCCCGCGCAGCTTTTCCCTTCGACCGGCATTCCCGTGTGCCTGCTCGTGTTCGACCGGGCGCGCGAAGAGGGTGGCGCGCGCGCGAACGTCAAGGACGTGGTCTTCGTCGATGCCTCGCGCGAATTCGTGCCGGGCAAGCGCCAGAATGCGCTGGGCGACGACCAAGTCGAGCACATCGTCTCGACTGTGATGGAGCGCCGCACTGAAGACAAGTACTCCAGCATCGTCACCTTTGCCGAGATGGAAGCCAACGGCTTCAACCTCAACATCCCGCGCTACGTGGATACCTACGAGCCCGAGCCCGAAATCGACGTGGCGGCATTGCAGAAGGACATTGACCGTCTGGAGACAGAACTGGTCGAGACGCGCAAGCGGATCGAGCTGCACCTCGCGGAGCTCGGGATCGATGGCTGA